A part of Planococcus sp. MB-3u-03 genomic DNA contains:
- the noc gene encoding nucleoid occlusion protein, with translation MKSPFARLFGGGDKANDAATAEASSHASEEVVKIPLAKIHANQFQPRTVFDEEKIEELARTIHVHGVIQPIVVRDSQQEGFYEIIAGERRFRAMTSLGWEEVPAIVRQLSDKETASIALIENLQREELTAIEEAHAYSNLLKIQEITQEALAQRLGKSQSAVANKLRLLKLPEAVQQALLTRSITERHARALLPVKDAELQQHLLEQLLEEGLNVKELEERIKSLTEEVPKKPKKRRKAVSRDMRIAMNTIKESLSMVKKSGIKLDTKEEEHEDYYQITVKIPKKRP, from the coding sequence ATGAAAAGTCCTTTTGCCCGTCTTTTCGGAGGCGGAGATAAAGCAAACGATGCAGCAACAGCAGAAGCTTCAAGCCATGCTTCTGAAGAAGTGGTGAAAATACCGCTGGCTAAGATCCATGCCAACCAATTCCAGCCGCGGACCGTTTTTGACGAGGAGAAAATCGAAGAGTTGGCCCGGACGATCCACGTCCACGGCGTCATCCAACCGATTGTCGTCAGGGATTCGCAGCAGGAAGGATTTTATGAAATCATTGCAGGGGAACGGCGCTTCCGCGCGATGACATCTCTCGGCTGGGAAGAAGTTCCGGCGATTGTCCGTCAATTGAGCGATAAAGAAACGGCGTCGATCGCGTTGATCGAGAACCTTCAACGCGAGGAATTGACTGCAATTGAAGAAGCGCATGCCTATTCCAATTTGCTGAAAATCCAGGAAATCACCCAGGAGGCACTGGCGCAGCGGCTCGGCAAAAGCCAGTCAGCTGTCGCCAATAAATTGCGGCTGTTGAAGCTGCCGGAAGCCGTCCAGCAAGCGTTGCTTACACGAAGCATCACTGAACGCCATGCCCGTGCTTTGCTGCCGGTAAAAGACGCTGAACTCCAGCAGCACTTACTCGAACAGCTATTAGAAGAAGGGCTCAACGTCAAAGAGCTGGAAGAACGCATCAAAAGCTTGACGGAGGAAGTCCCGAAAAAGCCTAAGAAACGCCGGAAAGCTGTCAGCCGGGATATGCGCATTGCGATGAATACCATCAAAGAATCGTTGTCGATGGTCAAAAAAAGCGGCATTAAGCTCGATACAAAAGAGGAAGAACACGAGGATTATTACCAAATCACCGTGAAAATTCCGAAAAAACGCCCATAA